The DNA window aaaaattcacaaaaaataatcacccaatattatttattaacagataaaaataaatatggaAAAACCCCAAACGTTTGCCAGGTGCCTGCCACGTGCTTTAAGGGCGAGAATTGGTCCACGTGGCCCTATCGGATCCGTTACGAATAGAATAATCCAACGGATATGCCTGATGCTGCAAGAGGTATATACTTTCCCACCAGTTCCATCTTTATCCGTGCAATCTccattctttttaattttactaTAAATATCGAATATTCTTTAGTAAATTCCTCGGCTTTATCAGCTCGttaattctttttataaaaGAAACTCATTGTCGGAAGCTCAAGATCGGTGTTTTTTCTTCGAGAAAAAGCAAGAAGCTTAGGTTCATTTGAGGGCATGTACGCGAGAATGAAGAGAGTGACTGACCCGTTGGATGAGAGGGTGAAGGACAGGATCGTCGGCCGGGGTGAATTTGATCTGGGTTACGTGAGCAGCGGGAGTGAGCACAGCGCTCACGACGGGGATGACGTCATCTCGCTGAGTCTCTCCGGTCTTTTCTTTGGTTTCGACGGTGACGCAGGGGATTCGGCTCCGGATGGTACCGAAGTCTCTGAGGATAATGCTGAACGTGTTTGTGATTCGAATGACGTGAATGTGGATTTGATTGAGCCTATCCTGCGGGATCAGAGGGATTTGTTTCAGGAGGCGCTTTTGGGACATGTTATGAGAGCTCTGCAGGTGTTCGCATGCGTGAAATCTAGTAAACAGACTACGAGGAGAAATGTGATGGCGTTTTTGAGAAATTTCGGTTATAATGTGGCGATTTGCAAGACCAAGTGGGAGAGCTCCGGCGGACTCTCTGCCGGAAACCACGAGTTCATCGACGTCATCCGGACGGAACAGAACATGAGATATTTCATCGAGTTGGATTTCGCTTCGGAATTTGAAATCGCGAGACCTACGGAGTCTTATGACCGTCTCCTGAAATGCTTACCGGCGGTCTTCGTGGGAACCAACGATATTTTAAAGCGAATTCTCAAGGTCATGAGCGACGGTGCTAAAAGATCTCTGAACTGCAGAGGCCTCCTCCTGCCGCCGTGGAGGAAACACCGCTTCATGCAGAAGAAATGGCTGGGCAACTACCGCCGGACAACCAATATCTTCCCGGCAACGTTTTCCTCTCCTTCTCCGGTGAAGCGACATAACTCAGTGAAGTGCCGTGCCGTGGGTTTCGACGCCGGTGTCAACGGCGGATGTGTGCTGTTACCCGCGACAGCCCGTACCCGTTGATTCGAATGAATTTATGAGTAAAATTTCGTCGTTTTGTGTGCATATGTTTATCTATTGTGTAGTGTACGCGGCAACTGCTCTTAGTGTACATGTCGGCGCAGGTTAGCCTCGCGTCACGTGTAAACTGAGAAACCATGCAAGAATGGTTGTTTTATGCTGCATCAATGTGGTTAAATGTAGACATTTGGATATTTaactaatatatattaaattttatataaatatgatattaggataggaataaaaatatttttaatgtaaCACAGAGTAACTCATGTAAAAAGCATAATTTTGTGAAAGAAATACAACGGTTCGAGTCTTATAATGAATATTTTAAGCTAGTATATTTCATAAAACTGGTACCAATACTTTAAGAATCTAAGTACTTATGTCTGGAGATCCTGTGTTCAAGTATTGGGGGAGGCGAAAGAAAACACTTTCTAGGAGTGAGATATTCTATGAGTGACGGTTGTCTATACTCGACCATCTTAACGACTAATGACCAACAATGATGTGTGAGTATGAGTCGAGGTCCATGGTGGATCAGCTTAATGTTGGTTAAATAGAATAGGTCTTTGATATGTTtacatttcataaatatttcattGTCAGACGAATCATTAgtttcatatttataataaaaataatatcctAGGACAAAAATTGATTGATATATCGTTTCAAATGAATTTTCGTAAAAGAAATAATTGTATAAAAACatgaagaaaaatataataaataaaaaatatatcaaaattatatatcgaaACAACAACAAGAAAAAGACATTAAAATCATAGGACAAAAAGCGTGGGTGTGGAATAAATATTTGGTAGGTTGAATACCCATCTGTTTCCATCGATGGGGTGGCAGACTATTTATTACCATATTTGAATTGATGTGAGGGAAAACAACAATTCCTGACCTCAGGATTGGACAACTGGCTGCTACTCTATTTCATCGTTAATTTATCGATGTCTAGGTGTGTaccacctttttttttttttttttataactatTTTCGGCTGTGACTCTTACACTCGATGATATTTGTTATTGAGCTTGTgcctaaaaatatattatgtgcAATTTAACACTCATATTATACAATGTAAGTCTTTAATTTTTCTTGATCCATTATTCGATAACGTAAAAGAAAGTCGGGCCACTAACATAGTTGGAGATAATGTACAATATTAAATGAATCGAGATAAGGTGAAACTTTCTTGTGAACACAATGAGATGACACTGATACATTGAATGCgatgaattatattcaaattttaTATTCAATAGGTTAGCGTCGTTTCATTAATGGATACAGAGGCTGACACGGTAGGTGGACAACATAACAAAActatatcaaaaaaaaaaattacgagcTGCAATGGTCCACTATGGTTTACAACACAAGTGATTGTCATGAAAAGACAGTGTAAGAGGGATACGACCCATTGGGCCAAAACactgattttattttttaaagccCGTGTTGTTGTTTCATCCAATCCATATGAcgtcaaaaataatattttatgttccTTAGGTTTACGGTTTAACTTatgatacatgttttttttttctataagATTGTATCTTTTATTTTCTTCAAATAGTTTAAAAAGTCGTACTGTATTTCGGGTTACGCTTGGGGACAGCCTAAATTTATGGTCCGACCTTGACATCGATCCGTTAAGTCGTTATTTAGAATAATCGTATGTACACAATTTGCGTGTTTAtataatgttttatttaaaaaaaattctttgcaTAAATAACTATTTAATATTGTTCAATAATTATAGAATACGAGGTGTTTTTATGGACCAGTAAAATAACAGGGGATGGATAATTTTGGAATTTCGTAGAGCTACAAAAGGTCACGAAATAATAATTATCTTaggagatttttttttttggttaaatTGTATAGATGCATTGGGTAACCAATTTCGATAATATTATTGAAGACTTAGATTagttaattatattaattaatgacAGAGCATTACACATGTCAATTTTACTAGGTGAATCTACTATCACATCCaactcataaaaaatattacattacatatatatatatatatatatatatatatatatatatatatatatatatatatatatatatatatatatatatatatatataaaccatgaaaccaattttttttcaaaaaaacttCCTCTTGTTAATTTGATATGGACAAAAGGGGTTAATGAGATCCTACCCATGTGGGTATTGCCTCCATGAGAGGATGGATGACCAAGATCTTGTcaaacatacaatttcaaaaaaaaaaagtgggtcctacatatgcatggacaaatcttgaccatccatcctatcatggggGCAATGCCCGCataggtaggatgaaataaaccgaCAAAAGGCCGAGGTGTGATGGGGATAATTAATTGACTTGGAggctgtttgacaaaaccagAGGCCATTAATGGACAAAAGACGCCGACTACTCTGTTAATATATATCTTAATTATCATGCGTACTCAGCTAATTAATATATACTAGTGCGTCGATTCACACGTTGTGTgattgtataatattttttataattaatttgatttatatttaaatgaggatcaaaatataattataagaaatagtgaCGGATTacactgtaattttgatatataaattaataaattgaaaaataaaagaataaaaaaatgagaTCAGTGAGAATTGTACCTATAACCTAAACTCCAAAAACCAATGACTCTATCCGCTGAACTACATATAAtttgcattaaaattttaatattttattaatatatataattattgaaACAGACCATGAGACCGaaatagattaatagtccaatatttatcgttaaaattttaagatgttttaataatcattttgacccggtttaagatccaattttattaatcaaatagttatccataaaattggatcttaaaccgggtcaaaacgattattaaaataacttaaaattttaacgataaatattggactattaatctattcttatttaatccactcaaccaaacacaccatAAGTGTCTCAATCTTAATACAATAgtataaatatatacatacatacatatatatatatatatatatatatatatatatatatattttaaaaattacatttagtTAATGATAgtctaaatataaataaaatatttatttgatcgaAGTACAATTTAAACAGCTGCTTTGGTTTTGAAGTACATAAAATCATAATCAAACCATAATAATTTTGGTTTTAAGTTACaaaaccaaaaataataaatttgaattatGGTTCAGTTTTTGG is part of the Primulina eburnea isolate SZY01 chromosome 1, ASM2296580v1, whole genome shotgun sequence genome and encodes:
- the LOC140813491 gene encoding uncharacterized protein yields the protein MYARMKRVTDPLDERVKDRIVGRGEFDLGYVSSGSEHSAHDGDDVISLSLSGLFFGFDGDAGDSAPDGTEVSEDNAERVCDSNDVNVDLIEPILRDQRDLFQEALLGHVMRALQVFACVKSSKQTTRRNVMAFLRNFGYNVAICKTKWESSGGLSAGNHEFIDVIRTEQNMRYFIELDFASEFEIARPTESYDRLLKCLPAVFVGTNDILKRILKVMSDGAKRSLNCRGLLLPPWRKHRFMQKKWLGNYRRTTNIFPATFSSPSPVKRHNSVKCRAVGFDAGVNGGCVLLPATARTR